Proteins encoded in a region of the Thunnus thynnus chromosome 8, fThuThy2.1, whole genome shotgun sequence genome:
- the bcar3 gene encoding breast cancer anti-estrogen resistance protein 3 isoform X3 has translation MSERCNLKTLTAALCCFYHKNSVIHAKFSRDQFILDCPSEKLRRELEEELKMNCEEPRSHAWYHGAIPRQVAENLVQRDGDFLIRDSLSSPGSYVLTSQWRNAAQHFKINKKVVMLNEAYSRVEYRLEREGFDSVPALIRYYVGNRKPVSQVVGAIIFQPINRGLPLRCLEEKYGLSGNHRETGLMEQEKRSQKRLSLNITNGHTHDSTHAVHDGTHCQDNGMSRGNQLRLKDRCGSQPASLNHTQERRRPLKAHQSESFLPLGSKSQPQQPPDPLLQSSSPKSPVFRTGSEPVLSPSFPRRCVEPLAGQAIRGSDSQLCPKPPPKPSKVPMGRLPRSPGLQPLLPPSSSSNHPTDPSSTSSSLTAPPLDSMSMETLGSTWRSGATTVPPVPPVKPLKFQHQLLPADSHSSVVSPAELAYYPDSDAITGRTEHLQPSPADLRSRSPLEWEEPNSPNSITDGGLELQPALCSYVERLRREGEGGREEEVEVGGRRGLDRSSYHHAIAALENTSEEEEEDAGREVEEQQQQQRGKRSSFQRPVVETESVFQPAEFGSRLLPPENKPLEMVVLKRAKELLLSHNHHSIARHLLMADCQVARILGVSPELKGQMGVASGLELVTLPHGRQLRLDLMERHHTMAIGVAVDILGCTGSVEERASTLNRIILVALELKDTVGDLFAFTALMKALDLPQISRLEETWTALRRNYTQTAISYEKTLKPFYKNLYEGTASSPAVVCVPLLLPLLTLMERPSITPEGAELWETSDQGCDIMLRHLEAARDVAHNATSYTVNAQKILQGFQCDQDLLEVFKTDFQLRLLWGSRGASVNQSDRYSKFNLILTALSRKLEPPPKTQTLI, from the exons ttCTCCAGAGATCAGTTCATCCTGGACTGTCCTTCAGAGAAGCTCCGCAGAGAGCTGGAGGAAGAACTGAAGATGAACTGCGAGGAGCCCAGAAGCCACGCATGGTACCACGGAGCGATACCCAGACAG GTTGCAGAAAACTTGGTGCAGCGGGATGGAGATTTCCTGATCCGTGATTCGCTGTCCAGTCCAGGAAGTTATGTTCTGACTTCCCAGTGGAGAAATGCTGCTCAGCACTTTAAAATCAACAAGAAG GTGGTGATGTTGAACGAAGCCTACTCCAGAGTCGAGTACCGACTGGAAAGAGAAGGTTTTGACAGTGTCCCTGCGCTTATAAGATACTACGTCGGCAACAGAAAACCCGTCTCTCAG GTGGTAGGAGCCATTATCTTCCAGCCAATTAACCGCGGGCTGCCGCTCCGCTGCTTGGAAGAGAAGTACGGACTGTCCGGTAATCACAGAGAGACGGGGCTGATGGAGCAGGAGAAGCGGAGTCAGAAGCGTCTCAGCCTCAACATCACCAACGGACACACGCACGACAGCACACACGCCGTGCACGACGGCACACACTGCCAAGACAACGGCATGAGCCGAGGCAACCAGCTCAG GTTGAAGGATCGCTGTGGCAGCCAACCAGCAAGTCTCAATCACACCCAGGAGAGGCGACGCCCGCTCAAAGCGCACCAATCGGAAAGCTTCCTACCGCTTG GGTCCAAATCGCAGCCCCAGCAGCCTCCTGACCCTCTCCTTCAGAGCTCTAGCCCCAAGTCTCCGGTGTTTCGGACGGGCAGTGAGCCTGTACTGAGCCCGTCTTTCCCACGGAGATGTGTAGAGCCTTTGGCAG GTCAGGCCATCCGGGGTTCTGACAGCCAGCTGTGTCCTAAACCGCCACCCAAACCCAGTAAGGTGCCTATGGGTCGACTGCCTCGCTCCCCCGGTCTTCAGCCCCTGCTTCccccctccagctcctccaacCACCCCACAgacccctcctccacctcctccagccTCACCGCACCTCCTCTGGACTCCATGTCTATGGAAACACTCGGTAGTACGTGGAGGAGTGGAG CCACCACAGTTCCTCCGGTCCCTCCAGTGAAGCCTCTGAAGTTCCAGCATCAGCTCCTCCCCGCAGACTCACACAGTTCTGTAGTTTCACCTGCTGAACTGGCTTATTATCCTGATTCAGATGCAATAACAGGACGGACTGAACACCTGCAGCCGAGCCCTGCGGACCTGAGGTCCCGCAGCCCGCTGGAGTGGGAGGAACCGAATTCACCGAACTCCATCACAGACGGCGGCCTCGAACTTCAGCCGGCGCTCTGCAGCTACGTGGAGAGACtgaggagagaaggggagggagggagagaggaggaggtggaggtgggagggCGGAGAGGGCTGGACAGAAGCTCCTACCATCATGCCATCGCAGCCTTAGAAAACACcagcgaggaagaggaggaggacgcagggagggaggtggaggagcagcagcagcagcagcggggcAAGAGGAGCAGTTTCCAGCGGCCGGTGGTGGAGACGGAGTCGGTGTTCCAGCCGGCGGAGTTCGGCTCTCGGCTTCTGCCGCCGGAGAACAAACCGCTGGAGATGGTGGTGCTGAAGAGGGCGAAGGAGCTGCTGCTCAGCCACAACCACCACAGTATCGCCAGACACCTGCTGATGGCCGACTGCCAG gttgCGAGGATACTCGGAGTGTCTCCAGAGCTAAAAGGTCAGATGGGCGTCGCCTCCGGTCTGGAGCTGGTGACCTTGCCACATGGTCGACAGCTGAGGCTGGACCTGATGGAAAg GCACCACACCATGGCGATAGGCGTCGCCGTGGATATTCTGGGGTGCACGGGCAGCGTGGAGGAGCGGGCGTCCACGTTAAACCGCATCATCCTCGTCGCGTTGGAGCTGAAGGACACGGTGGGCGACCTGTTCGCTTTCACGGCCTTGATGAAAGCTCTGGACCTGCcgcag ATCAGCCGTTTGGAGGAAACGTGGACAGCTCTGCGAAGGAACTACACACAGACCGCCATCAGCTACGAGAAAACCCTCAAACCTTTCTACAAGAATCTCTATGAGGGCACAG CTTCCTCCCCCGCGGTGGTCTGCGTCCCCCTCCTGCTGCCTCTCCTCACTTTGATGGAGCGTCCGTCAATCACACCTGAGGGGGCGGAGCTCTGGGAGACCAGCGACCAGGGCTGTGACATCATGCTGCGCCACCTAGAGGCTGCACGCGACGTAGCACACAACGCAACGAGCTACACAGTGAACGCACAGAAGATCTTACAAG GTTTCCAGTGTGATCAAGACCTGCTGGAGGTGTTTAAGACGGACTTTCAGCTGCGGCTGCTGTGGGGAAGCCGCGGAGCTTCAGTCAACCAATCAGATCGCTACAGCAAATTCAACCTCATCCTCACTGCGTTGTCACGGAAACTGGAGCCCCCGCCCAAAACGCAAACCTTGATTTGA